The sequence ACCAGTACCTTCGCCCCAAGTTGCTCGGCTAGCTGTGTCGAGGCATCTACATCTGCGACCGTAACGTAACTATTCCAGCATGGGTAGGGGGCGCTAGTTTGAGGCGGCATGGGCATAATGCCACCTACACTGCGATCGCCGACTTTAACCACCGTATAGGTCATGTTCATCTGAGGTAAGGGCTGATCCTCCATCTGCCAGCCAAACAATTGACCGTAAAACTGCTTGGCCGCAGCCACATCGGTGGTCATGAGTTCGCACCAACTGAAAGCGCCGTGCTGTTTCATTAAATCGCTCATAAAAAGTCTCCTGAATAATGTACAATTATCAAATCATGTTTTTTGCTTTTAGGCAACCTTTGCGATCGCAAATTTCAAACAATTTTTTCGAGTAAGCATTTTGACTTATAGCACTTTTCAATTGAGAACGGGTTTTATCGATCAGGGTGAAGGGGTTCCACCCCTTCTTGGGGGCGTTGCCCCCAAACCCCCTACTTGTTCCGATCTGAAAACCGCTATAAATCCTTGACTTGAAGAAACGTTTTGATTATAGTACAATAATCTATAAAAGCAAAGCAACCACATAAAAAAGTCAATGGCAACCAACCCCAAAGTAAAGGCCGATCTGAAGTTCACGCAGATCGATCCGCGTACCTGGTCAACCGTAGGTACGCAGGGCAACGTATATACGCTCAGCTTGTTATCTAGCTCTCTACACTGCAACTGCCCTGCCGGTCGGCATCGCAAAAACTGCTACCATGCCGATCGCCTGGCACAGCTTTTCAAGGCAGAGCTAAATGACTGTCTTGCTTCTTTTTAAGGCAATACCCGTTCGGTTAATCCCCACTCCCAACTCTGGGGGATAAAATTTCTCAAAACCCACAAGATCGGAGGGATTTTAAAAGGCGATCGCAGTTTGAATCTGAACTCATCAACTTCAACCCCGACTAACACATAACGGAATGGAGGTGCAAACCGTAGCGACTGATAGAGCAAGATACCTAACTCTGTCATTAAGTAGGCACTTTCAGGACTGTCTATTCCCACTTCGCTAAGATTATTGGGCGAAACCCGACACCACCAGTTTTTTTCTATGTCTTGGAAGATGTCCGTGCAACATTGGCAATGGCGACCATTTGACAGTAACCATGATATTCCCTCAAAATGTTCAGCGAACTTATGGGCGTTGCCCTCATCAGAACCACATTCTGCTGACAAACCAAATATCCATTTACGCTGTGATGCTGGCAGCAAGTAGCCTTGTCCATCTAGGTATCCCGTAGGCATTTGCTCAATGTTTATGTAAGCACGAGAATCAATAAGGTGGCTCTTATTGACAAAAGCGAAATTCTCAACAATACGAGCTTATTGAGCCTGGTGACTAACGGAAAATCGTTGTTTCAAGGCTAGGTTGAATATATTTCAGGCGCTGCATATAATGGTCGCTTTTTTCTTGCGCTTAGGATTCTAACTCTTGATTTAGGATGCTTGCTGTTCGGCAAGTTCTAGTTCCTGTTGTGATGCTATCTGTTTGCCAAACGCATCGGCAATTAGAGGGCTAGCTAGGCAAGTGACAATGATATAGACGATAATGGCATTAAAAATTCCATCGTTAATTAATCCCACGTTTTTGCCATACAGGGCGATTACCAATACCAAAGCTGCTCTGGACATCGTGAGGCTAAACATCACCATCACTTCCGCAAATGTGTAGCTAAACGCTTTGCCAGCGATCGCAGCGGCCAGGAACTTCGCGCCTACAGCACCAGCAATTACTGCCAGGGCAATGCCGAGGTTTTCAGGATTGGTGAAGAAAATTTTAGGATTGCACAGTACTCCAACTGCAATCATAAATGCGGGGATAAACAGGTTATTGCCCACAAATTCAATCTGTTTCATTAAGGGACTAGTGAAGGGAATCGAACGATTTAAAGCCAGTCCCGCAATAAATGCACCGACGATTGAATCGATATTCAGCAAAAGAGTGCCAGCGGCAACAATAAACAAGCAGGAAAGCACGTAAATAAACTGCCCGCCCAAAGCATAGTCCTCCTTGGCTCCCAGCATAAATCTGGAAACTTTAGGTAATCCCCAAAAACATAAAAATACTAGCATTGGGAATAGAACCAGTAGGTTAATCCATAATTGGGTTCCCACATTCCCACTTTTAACTGCTTGCACTATTGATAAGCCCACTAACGTGAGAATCGAAGTTACAACTGTGCCCCCAACGGCAACCCCAACTGCTTCTTTTTGAACGATGCCATAACGCGACATAATTGGATATGACATGAGGGTATGGGGAGAATATAAAATACCTAGCAACACGGCGGCTAACCCGCCTGCTGTCAGCCATTGCCCTGAGATTAACCCAGTTGTAAAAGGAACGCCAAAGGTAAGCAGCCCAAATACGAGCGATCGCACGCCCAAGCGTTGTAGGTTCTGCAAGTTCATCTGCAAACCTGCCAGCAGCATTATATAGAGCAGCCCTATCCTTTCTAAACCCTGGAGTAACGACTGCTGGTTCAGCACCTTTAACAGCGCCGATCTTTCCGATGCGAGTATTTCACCTTTGTCAACCAGGGCAGATACTATAGTAGATGTGCCAGCCACGTCTCGATCCAATATTCCTAAGACGTTTTTGCCCAGGATGGTACCCAGGATAATTAGTACGACGAGGGGCGGTATTTTGAGGAAATTAGCGATAGGTGGCGCGATCGCAATAATCAATAGGATAACGCAAAAAATATAGACGGGGTCGTTAAGGGGCAGGGTGCCGATGGGAATAGCAGCTAGAGGGGGCATTTGTCAGTCTTTTACTCCAAGATAATTTCACAGAATTTTTAGGTTCAAGGCATAATTACCCTTACTGAGGATGCAGGGCGATCGAAATCGCTGTTAGCCTCAATCTTATAGTGCATTTTTAAGCTTTCTGATGATCTAAGTCACAGTTTTAATAACTCGCACTACGCGGGAATTAAACCCCTAACCCCTAACCCCTCCCCCTCAGGGAATTTGCGATCGCATTTCCTCATCCTTTACGACATGTATAGCCAGCCGTAGACAGATCTGTTAGGACAGGTGGTGTGGGGGCGCAGCCCCCACGCAGGGGGGGAACCCCTGCACCCAGTTCTAACTGGAGTTTAGACTAAAAGGCAACAAGAAGCATCTCGCTAGATAGAAACTAGCGAGAGAGAGGATAAAAGGGAAGAAGTTGAGCTAAGCAGTTGCAGCGGAAGCTTTTTTGAGGGGCTTGGCATAGCGTTTTTTGACAGTAGGATAACGAATCCGTTGGGTTCGTTTTTTCCCAAGAGGCCAACCTGGAGACTTACCGCGAGGTTTAGGGTCAGGGGAAGGAGAGCCAATCCTGACCAAAACTAAAGCAAAAGCATTTGCAACTCGACCAGGAGACAATTTAGTCATCGGTTTCTGCCAAGGCAGAGGAGAGTCTTGGACAAGTTCACGAGCGAGCCACAATTGCCAAGTAAGTAAAGGCATCAAGTCCGACCAAGTCTCCATCTGAGCAGGGGTAGAAAGCTGAGGGATTGTCCAATGGAGACGTTGACGCACCAAGCGATACCAATGCTCAATGGCAAATCTGCGCAGATATTTTTGCCATACCTCACTCAAGATTGGCTCGTCTTTAGCGACCCAAATCAACCACAGGGGTTTCGATTCAGGCATATCAAGACGTTCGACCAGAATGAGTGTAAAGGGATGGTCTGCGGCTTGCTTTAAGTGCAGGTTTGGCCATCGACGAATTTGCAATCGTCCCAGTTTAGGCTCTGCAATTGTGATGTCTGCTTGGGGAATAGACCAAGTGTCAGAGTCTTTGAGGCTAAATTTCTCTCCATGCTTATGGGGTCGCCCATGCCCCTCGTAATCCTTTGGGGCATGATACAGAACCCGGTTGGGGCGTAGCCTGAGCAGCTTGATACACGGGATGTCTGCTGTTTGCTGCAAAAATGGTGCGCACCCATACTCGCCATCCCCCAGGAAAAGCACAGTCCCAGGAATTTCCGCACAAACCAAGCGTAACTGACTAGCGGCTTTCTGAATCGGGTTCTCGAAACTGGTGATCCGCTCATGCCGCAACGGTAAGGCAAAACTCCCTTCTGACTCTGGAATCCAGGCAATTGTGCTGTATCCTTGCCCCACCGTAACAGGTTTGCTTCCTACTCCCGGTTGAGGTTGATGTTCGTAGGTGCGTTCTTGTAATGTCACCGCATAGGGACGCGACCAGGCTGTATGGTCGCCCGCCAATATCGTCACCTCTGCTGCCGGCATTTGCTGTATGTATTGCTTCATCAAGTCTTCACGTGGAGGATGACTATCTTGCAGTGCTTCATAGATACTCGACCACTCCCTCCGAAATAATGGGCTTAACGAAAGTTCCACAAACGATGAAACACTCCGACTCGTCAGTACCGCATCCATCAAGTCGAACAGCGCATCTCTCCCGTTCCCTATAATTTCGTACGTGTACTTGCGAAATTGCTCAAGTTTATCCAAACTAATCATGATGAAGCTGTTGATTTTATAGTCTTTTCAGCTTCCATCATCAAGCGGTCAGTCTGCAATGGCTGGCTGCTTTTTACCACTTTTTAGTCTAAACTCCAGTTCTAAGCCTATTGGCTATAGCTATAACATCAACCCAAAGCGATCGAGAGCAGG comes from Pseudanabaena sp. PCC 6802 and encodes:
- a CDS encoding VOC family protein, with the protein product MSDLMKQHGAFSWCELMTTDVAAAKQFYGQLFGWQMEDQPLPQMNMTYTVVKVGDRSVGGIMPMPPQTSAPYPCWNSYVTVADVDASTQLAEQLGAKVLVPPTDIPDTGRFSVIQDPQGAVINLISYSNS
- a CDS encoding cation:proton antiporter, with protein sequence MPPLAAIPIGTLPLNDPVYIFCVILLIIAIAPPIANFLKIPPLVVLIILGTILGKNVLGILDRDVAGTSTIVSALVDKGEILASERSALLKVLNQQSLLQGLERIGLLYIMLLAGLQMNLQNLQRLGVRSLVFGLLTFGVPFTTGLISGQWLTAGGLAAVLLGILYSPHTLMSYPIMSRYGIVQKEAVGVAVGGTVVTSILTLVGLSIVQAVKSGNVGTQLWINLLVLFPMLVFLCFWGLPKVSRFMLGAKEDYALGGQFIYVLSCLFIVAAGTLLLNIDSIVGAFIAGLALNRSIPFTSPLMKQIEFVGNNLFIPAFMIAVGVLCNPKIFFTNPENLGIALAVIAGAVGAKFLAAAIAGKAFSYTFAEVMVMFSLTMSRAALVLVIALYGKNVGLINDGIFNAIIVYIIVTCLASPLIADAFGKQIASQQELELAEQQAS
- a CDS encoding NF041680 family putative transposase, whose protein sequence is MISLDKLEQFRKYTYEIIGNGRDALFDLMDAVLTSRSVSSFVELSLSPLFRREWSSIYEALQDSHPPREDLMKQYIQQMPAAEVTILAGDHTAWSRPYAVTLQERTYEHQPQPGVGSKPVTVGQGYSTIAWIPESEGSFALPLRHERITSFENPIQKAASQLRLVCAEIPGTVLFLGDGEYGCAPFLQQTADIPCIKLLRLRPNRVLYHAPKDYEGHGRPHKHGEKFSLKDSDTWSIPQADITIAEPKLGRLQIRRWPNLHLKQAADHPFTLILVERLDMPESKPLWLIWVAKDEPILSEVWQKYLRRFAIEHWYRLVRQRLHWTIPQLSTPAQMETWSDLMPLLTWQLWLARELVQDSPLPWQKPMTKLSPGRVANAFALVLVRIGSPSPDPKPRGKSPGWPLGKKRTQRIRYPTVKKRYAKPLKKASAATA